The following are encoded in a window of Panicum virgatum strain AP13 chromosome 5N, P.virgatum_v5, whole genome shotgun sequence genomic DNA:
- the LOC120672964 gene encoding B2 protein-like yields MEGYDREFWQFSDQLRLQTAAFSGLSLGDSIWSPAAAGADRRKSSQPDAAGLFASPPPAKNDLNGSGGPGLIGSGKLAFGATTTSKADRYNHLPTDKAAAAAAYSNNIGSGYAKSISSNGFKMGYNSSNNSGEVKSYFNKSAGRPASNSSSGHHGGKKHGGGDYGKKKHAKNEGGGNGAEAADKRFKTLPASEALPRGEAVGGYIFVCNNDTMDENLRRELFGLPSRYRDSVRAIRPGLPLFLYNYSTHQLHGIFEAASFGGTNIDPTAWEDKKCPGESRFPAQVRVATRKIYDPLEEDAFRPILHHYDGPKFRLELSVTEAIALLDIFADKDDAA; encoded by the exons ATGGAGGGCTACGACCGCGAGTTCTGGCAGTTCAGCGACCAGCTGCGCCTGCAGACAGCCGCCTTCTCGGGCCTCTCCCTCGGCGACTCCATCtggtccccggccgccgccggcgccgaccgcCGCAAATCCTCCCagcccgacgccgccggcctctTCGCGTCCCCGCCGCCCGCCAAGAACGACCTCAACGGCAGCGGCGGGCCGGGGCTCATCGGCTCCGGCAAGCTGGCCTtcggcgccaccaccaccagcaaggCCGACCGCTACAACCACCTCCCCACcgacaaggccgccgccgccgccgcctacagcAACAACATCGGCAGTGGCTATGCCAAGAGCATCAGCAGCAACGGCTTTAAGATGGGCTacaacagcagcaacaacagcggCGAGGTGAAGAGCTACTTCAACAAGTCCGCTGGGAGGCCCgcgagcaacagcagcagcgggcACCACGGCGGCAagaagcacggcggcggcgactacgGCAAGAAGAAGCACGCCAAGAACGagggcggcggcaacggcgcgGAGGCCGCGGACAAGCGGTTCAAGACGCTGCCGGCGTCGGAGGCGCTGCCGCGGGGCGAGGCCGTCGGCGGCTACATCTTCGTCTGCAACAACGACACCATGGACGAGAACCTCAGGAGGGAGCTCTTCG GGCTGCCGTCCCGGTACAGGGACTCGGTGCGGGCGATCCGGCCCGGGCTGCccctcttcctctacaactacTCCACCCACCAGCTCCACGGCATCTTCGAG GCGGCGAGCTTCGGCGGGACGAACATCGACCCGACGGCGTGGGAGGACAAGAAGTGCCCCGGCGAGTCGCGCTTCCCCGCGCAG GTTCGCGTGGCGACGCGGAAGATCTACGACCCGCTGGAGGAGGACGCCTTCCGCCCCATCCTCCACCACTACGACGGGCCCAAGTTCCGGCTCGAGCTCTCCGTCACCGAGGCCATCGCCCTCCTCGACATCTTCGCGGACAAGGACGACGCCGCCTGA
- the LOC120672965 gene encoding F-box protein SKIP8-like: MDGARALIAAGATAVCCLVCAFWAFSASSSSPSFSKKQQSPSLHCCGCASCGCRAAKSANGEMAVGGENKKKAQEPAPPEGGGGGASMMEQLVPEITTHALSYLDYTSLCRLSMTNSAMRRAANDDGAWKALYHKDFTVEQGTINPPNGWKAYYAATKAIMNLNAEFYNIIREGSLPAMSRFWLNADYVKCIHATGEFFTGYNAVMEGWGLLFNWGQDGGQGIAFQIRDVRVRVLGDVAWVNLKANVDVDPVLFHVTNVYEFRNGRWYMVHHHSSLMADPPVPHNMFG, from the exons ATGGACGGTGCCCGGGCCCTGATCGCCGCCGGGGCCACCGCCGTCTGCTGCCTCGTCTGCGCCTTCTGGGCCTtcagcgcctcctcctcctctccctccttctCCAAGAAGCAGCAATCCCCTTCGCTGCACTGCTGCGGCTGCGCCTCCTGCGGCTGCCGCGCCGCCAAGTCGGCCAACGGCGAGATGGCCGTGGGCGGGGAGAACAAGAAGAAGGCGCAGGAGCCGGCCCCGcctgagggcggcggcggcggcgcctccatgATGGAGCAGCTCGTCCCCGAGATCACCACCCACGCGCTCAGCTAcctcgactacaccagcctctgCCGCCTCTCCATGACCAACTCCGCCATGCGCCGTGCCGCCAACGACGACGGCGCCTGGAAGGCGCTCTACCACAAA GATTTTACAGTGGAGCAGGGTACTATAAATCCACCTAATGGATGGAAGGCATACTATGCTGCTACAAAAGCCATCATGAATCTTAATGCAGAATTCTACAATATCATCAGGGAAGGGTCCTTGCCAGCAATGAGCCGATTTTGGCTCAATGCAGATTATGTTAAGTGTATTCACGCGACTGGGGAGTTCTTCACTGG ATACAATGCGGTGATGGAGGGCTGGGGCTTGCTGTTCAACTGGGGCCAAGATGGAGGGCAGGGCATTGCTTTCCAGATACGGGATGTCCGTGTTCGTGTCCTTGGTGATGTGGCATGGGTCAACTTGAAGGCTAACGTCGACGTTGACCCTGTGCTGTTCCATGTGACGAATGTGTATGAGTTCCGCAATGGCAGGTGGTACATGGTTCACCACCACAGTTCGCTCATGGCTGACCCTCCTGTTCCGCATAATATGTTTGGTTGA